In the genome of Vicia villosa cultivar HV-30 ecotype Madison, WI linkage group LG7, Vvil1.0, whole genome shotgun sequence, one region contains:
- the LOC131619717 gene encoding AT-hook motif nuclear-localized protein 28-like has protein sequence MANNVFSPRSPSFDRRISYPEDLSEDLATPFSKRSRGRPKGSKNKPTPPTMIMVDPETFMEPILIKIPVGKDVIESIRKTTRCHQADILVLRGSGLVSEVTLLNSASLNSPFTIRGNLQMTSLTGTYFNPDSDRVPSEFVVDPAYSSFTIFLSDNHGQVFGGVVRGKVRAASVVLISATLCRKPKFYRMTSNNGNHREDKKVDPRLDGAVVHNDVVPQHNDKNNIANVSNAHALAQPHFY, from the coding sequence ATGGCAAATAATGTATTTTCTCCAAGATCTCCCTCCTTTGACAGGCGCATTAGTTACCCTGAAGATCTCTCAGAGGATCTAGCCACACCTTTCTCCAAGAGATCCAGGGGTAGACCTAAAGGCTCCAAGAACAAACCTACACCACCTACCATGATCATGGTAGACCCTGAAACCTTCATGGAACCTATTCTTATTAAAATTCCTGTTGGAAAAGATGTCATCGAGTCGATAAGAAAGACAACACGTTGTCATCAAGCTGATATATTAGTGTTGAGAGGTTCTGGTCTTGTCTCTGAGGTTACACTTCTCAACTCGGCGTCTCTAAACTCTCCATTCACTATCAGAGGAAACTTGCAAATGACATCTCTTACTGGAACTTACTTTAATCCAGATTCTGATCGTGTTCCTTCGGAGTTTGTCGTCGACCCTGCATATTCTTCTTTTACCATTTTCTTGTCTGATAATCATGGTCAAGTATTTGGTGGAGTTGTTAGAGGAAAGGTTAGGGCTGCAAGTGTTGTTTTGATTTCTGCCACTCTTTGTAGGAAGCCAAAGTTTTATAGGATGACCTCCAACAATGGAAACCACCGTGAAGATAAAAAGGTTGATCCAAGACTTGATGGTGCTGTCGTCCATAATGATGTTGTTCCACAACATAACGACAAAAACAACATTGCCAATGTGTCCAATGCTCATGCACTGGCACAACCCCACTTTTACTAA
- the LOC131617852 gene encoding RING-H2 finger protein ATL29-like — MSSSEPDYEIPPAPTYRTPPALVAFTLTVLILAFVAFSIVYLCKYCFQGLFNTWALQRTTSGSLVRLSPERSPPRGLDNTLLDKFPTFVYSSVKDLREEKSYSLECAICLLEFEDDSMLRHLTICCHVFHQECIDLWLESHKTCPVCRTDLDLNPTLKHGDNDNDNDNNNNNNNDTVGADEGNVHLPCDAIRIDVGEEERDTVGEITGAQINATGQHDCENSSMPRGEEPRFSKSHSTGHSIVMIRGEEKDDAKYTLRLPQHVMRVGHSSSKSCTTYNEMALIEPTPCSNCGFVKPVAGSSSLAHHTQEA; from the coding sequence ATGTCTTCATCGGAACCTGATTACGAAATCCCGCCGGCTCCTACATACCGGACCCCACCGGCCCTAGTAGCCTTCACCCTCACCGTCCTCATATTAGCCTTTGTGGCTTTCAGCATTGTGTATCTTTGTAAGTATTGTTTTCAAGGCCTTTTCAACACTTGGGCCTTACAACGCACAACCTCGGGTTCCCTCGTACGTCTTTCGCCCGAGCGATCGCCGCCTAGAGGACTCGACAATACCCTTCTAGATAAATTCCCTACTTTTGTTTACTCCTCTGTGAAAGATCTACGTGAGGAAAAGAGTTACAGCTTAGAATGCGCGATTTGTTTGCTCGAGTTTGAGGATGATAGCATGCTTCGTCATCTAACCATTTGTTGCCATGTTTTCCATCAAGAATGTATTGATTTATGGCTTGAATCTCATAAGACATGTCCGGTTTGTCGAACCGACCTCGATTTAAATCCGACTTTAAAACACGGAGACAATGACAAtgacaacgacaacaacaataacaacaacaatgacaCCGTTGGTGCAGACGAGGGCAATGTACATTTACCATGCGATGCTATACGTATTGATGTTGgagaagaggaaagagacacTGTTGGTGAGATCACTGGAGCTCAAATAAATGCAACAGGCCAACATGATTGTGAGAATTCGAGCATGCCACGAGGCGAAGAACCTAGGTTTTCGAAGTCGCATTCGACGGGGCATTCTATAGTAATGATTAGAGGTGAAGAGAAAGATGATGCAAAATATACATTGAGATTGCCTCAACATGTTATGAGAGTAGGGCACAGCAGCTCTAAGAGTTGTACAACTTATAATGAAATGGCATTGATAGAGCCTACACCTTGTAGTAATTGTGGTTTTGTTAAACCAGTAGCTGGCTCCTCTTCACTTGCTCATCATACTCAAGAAGCGTGA
- the LOC131619718 gene encoding AT-hook motif nuclear-localized protein 28-like, producing the protein MEVIVIEIPPGRDVVEYLINFAQSQQAGITVLSGSGLVSDVTILLPITRAISFPVEGPFNMISLSETYVNPNIGQASPSLLSIASSHSYFSISVSNNDNGKVFGGIVEGKIMAAGTVKITAALIKNPKFHRLDNIVGSPAR; encoded by the coding sequence ATGGAAGTGATTGTTATCGAGATTCCTCCGGGAAGAGATGTTGTGGAGTATCTCATTAATTTTGCTCAATCCCAACAAGCTGGAATCACAGTGTTGAGTGGTTCTGGTCTTGTCTCTGATGTTACCATTCTCCTTCCGATAACACGTGCCATTAGTTTTCCCGTTGAAGGACCATTTAACATGATATCTCTTTCGGAAACTTATGTAAATCCCAATATTGGTCAGGCTTCTCCCTCGTTGTTGAGTATTGCTTCTTCACATTCATATTTTTCCATTTCTGTCTCCAACAACGACAATGGAAAGGTTTTTGGTGGAATTGTTGAAGGAAAGATTATGGCTGCAGGTACTGTTAAGATTACTGCTGCTCTTATTAAAAATCCTAAATTTCATAGGTTGGACAATATCGTTGGAAGTCCTGCAAGATGA